One genomic segment of Thalassospiraceae bacterium LMO-SO8 includes these proteins:
- a CDS encoding SDR family NAD(P)-dependent oxidoreductase, with the protein MPGGRLENRIAVITGATRGIGRAVAGRFAAEGADLILIGRTTGALEEVDDEVRKASGKNATLVPMDLTDFDAIDRLGAALFERYGKLDILVGNAGMLGNLSPLAHTDPKVWDQVMAINTTANWRLIRSFDPLLRTSDAGRVVMVTSTVGHEPRAYWSAYAVSKAALEMATKIYAEETVKTNVKVNILNPGATRTNMRARAFPGEDPETVKAPASITEDFVRLCEPACTLHGEIVTAKESPAES; encoded by the coding sequence TTGCCGGGCGGCCGTCTCGAAAACCGGATCGCCGTGATCACCGGGGCAACCCGGGGCATCGGCCGCGCCGTGGCGGGGCGTTTCGCCGCCGAAGGAGCCGATCTGATCCTGATCGGCCGGACCACCGGCGCGCTCGAGGAAGTGGACGACGAGGTCCGCAAGGCCTCGGGCAAGAACGCCACCCTGGTGCCCATGGACCTGACCGATTTCGACGCCATCGACCGCCTGGGCGCCGCCTTGTTCGAGCGCTATGGCAAACTGGACATCCTGGTCGGCAACGCCGGCATGCTGGGCAACCTGAGCCCGCTGGCCCATACGGACCCCAAGGTCTGGGACCAGGTCATGGCCATCAACACGACCGCCAACTGGCGCCTGATCCGATCCTTCGACCCGCTGCTGCGCACATCGGACGCCGGGCGGGTGGTCATGGTCACGTCGACGGTCGGGCACGAACCCCGCGCCTATTGGTCGGCCTATGCCGTGTCCAAGGCGGCGCTGGAAATGGCGACAAAGATCTACGCCGAGGAAACGGTGAAGACCAACGTCAAGGTCAATATCCTCAATCCCGGCGCGACGCGGACCAACATGCGGGCCCGCGCCTTTCCCGGGGAAGACCCGGAAACGGTCAAGGCGCCCGCGTCGATCACCGAGGACTTCGTGCGCCTGTGCGAGCCCGCCTGCACCCTCCACGGCGAAATCGTGACCGCCAAGGAATCCCCCGCGGAAAGCTGA
- the purF gene encoding amidophosphoribosyltransferase, giving the protein MNSPLLLPASPFTASTHRKAAPWDDDKLREECGVFGIYGHEDAAAHTALGLHALQHRGQESAGIVAYDGEQFHSHRALGLVGDNFNDMDTMARLKGSVAMGHVRYSTSGGTFIRNIQPLFAEFMFGGLAVAHNGNLTNAYQVRQALVERGNIFQSTSDTEVIIHLMAVSDAGHVIDRLIDALRQIEGAYSLVAMTQKKLIGVRDPMGVRPLVLGRLGDSHILASETCALDIIGADFIRDVEPGEIIVIDAGGVNSYHPFGTSRTRRFCIFEHIYFARPDSIIEGQNVYEVRKRIGAELAHESPIEADVVVPVPDSGVPSAIGFARETGIPFELGIIRNHYVGRTFIEPTDNIRHLGVRLKHNGNVAELKGKRVVLVDDSIVRGTTSVKIVEMVRDAGATEVHMRISSPPTTHSCFYGIDTPERSQLLAAQHDIQGMAGIIGVDSLAFISWDGLYRAVGETGRDMEIPRYCDACFTGDYPIPLTDREADRGPRQLSLLEEG; this is encoded by the coding sequence GCGTCGACCCATCGCAAAGCCGCCCCCTGGGATGACGACAAACTGCGCGAGGAATGCGGCGTATTCGGCATCTACGGCCACGAAGACGCCGCCGCCCACACCGCGCTGGGTCTGCATGCGCTCCAGCACCGGGGCCAGGAATCGGCTGGGATCGTCGCCTACGACGGTGAACAGTTCCACAGCCACCGGGCCCTCGGCCTGGTCGGCGACAACTTCAACGACATGGACACCATGGCCCGCCTCAAGGGCAGCGTCGCCATGGGGCATGTGCGCTATTCCACCTCGGGCGGCACGTTCATCCGCAACATCCAGCCGCTGTTCGCCGAATTCATGTTCGGCGGTCTGGCCGTCGCCCATAACGGCAACCTGACCAACGCCTATCAGGTGCGCCAGGCCCTGGTCGAGCGGGGCAACATCTTCCAATCGACCAGCGACACCGAGGTCATCATCCACCTGATGGCCGTAAGCGACGCCGGCCATGTCATCGACCGGCTGATCGACGCGCTGCGCCAGATCGAGGGCGCTTATTCCCTGGTCGCCATGACCCAGAAAAAACTGATCGGCGTGCGCGACCCCATGGGCGTGCGGCCGCTGGTCCTGGGCCGGCTGGGCGACTCCCATATCCTGGCGTCGGAAACCTGCGCGCTCGACATCATCGGCGCCGACTTCATCCGCGACGTGGAACCGGGCGAAATCATCGTCATCGACGCCGGCGGCGTGAACAGCTACCATCCCTTCGGCACCAGCCGCACCCGGCGGTTCTGCATCTTCGAACACATCTATTTCGCGCGGCCCGATTCCATCATCGAAGGGCAGAATGTCTACGAAGTGCGCAAGCGCATCGGCGCCGAACTGGCCCACGAATCCCCCATCGAGGCCGACGTCGTCGTCCCCGTGCCGGATTCCGGCGTGCCCTCGGCCATCGGCTTCGCGCGCGAGACGGGGATTCCCTTCGAACTGGGGATCATCCGCAATCATTACGTGGGCCGCACCTTCATCGAACCGACGGACAACATCCGCCACCTGGGGGTGCGCCTGAAGCACAACGGCAACGTCGCCGAGTTGAAGGGTAAGCGCGTCGTCCTGGTCGACGATTCCATCGTCCGCGGCACGACGTCGGTGAAGATCGTCGAAATGGTGCGCGACGCCGGGGCGACGGAAGTCCACATGCGGATTTCCAGCCCGCCGACGACCCATTCCTGCTTCTACGGCATCGATACGCCGGAACGCTCGCAACTGCTCGCCGCGCAGCACGACATCCAGGGCATGGCCGGCATCATCGGCGTCGACAGCCTAGCCTTCATTTCCTGGGACGGGCTTTACCGCGCCGTCGGCGAGACCGGCCGCGACATGGAAATCCCGCGCTATTGCGACGCCTGCTTCACCGGCGACTATCCCATTCCCCTGACCGACCGCGAAGCGGACCGGGGGCCGCGCCAGCTTTCCCTTTTGGAAGAGGGTTAG